One Xiphophorus maculatus strain JP 163 A chromosome 10, X_maculatus-5.0-male, whole genome shotgun sequence genomic region harbors:
- the LOC102236373 gene encoding histone H1.0-B: protein MAETSAAPAKAKRASKPKKPTSHPKYSDMIKAAIVHDASRNGASRQSIQKYVRKNYKVGDNADVQIKMALKRLVASGMLRHTKGIGASGSFRLTKPEDSKKPPAKAPTAAKPKKVAKPKPKKAAKPKKVTKTPEKPKKAAVKKVKKVAKKATPAKTKKAPAKKPKAAKAKAKPVKKTAKPKAKTPKKAAKTSKKK, encoded by the coding sequence ATGGCAGAGACGTCGGCCGCTCCAGCCAAAGCAAAACGGGCGTCGAAACCAAAGAAACCCACGTCGCATCCAAAGTACTCGGACATGATTAAAGCGGCTATTGTTCACGACGCGAGTCGGAACGGAGCGTCCCGTCAGTCCATCCAGAAGTACGTGAGGAAAAACTATAAAGTGGGCGACAACGCCGATGTCCAGATCAAGATGGCCCTGAAGAGGCTGGTGGCGTCCGGGATGCTGCGCCACACCAAAGGCATCGGCGCGTCCGGGTCCTTCCGGCTCACCAAGCCGGAGGACTCCAAAAAGCCCCCCGCCAAGGCGCCGACTGCGGCCAAGCCCAAAAAAGTGGCCAAACCCAAACCCAAGAAGGCGGCCAAGCCCAAGAAGGTGACCAAGACGCCCGAGAAACCCAAGAAGGCGGCCGTCAAGAAAGTGAAAAAGGTCGCGAAGAAGGCGACACCTGCGAAGACCAAGAAAGCGCCGGCGAAGAAACCCAAAGCGGCCAAAGCCAAGGCGAAACCAGTGAAGAAGACGGCCAAGCCCAAAGCCAAGACACCCAAGAAGGCTGCGAAGACTTCCAAAAAGAAGTGA